From the Candidatus Methanoperedens sp. genome, one window contains:
- a CDS encoding DEAD/DEAH box helicase produces the protein MSDTQYINHPLIKPATVEQRLYQLSLAGEAINKSTLIVLPTGLGKTIIALLVIVSRLSRGKVLILSPTKPLVEQHAAFFKNTLNIPLEEVVLFTGNTPPEKRSSMWENARVVVSTPQVIENDILGKKINLENVSCIIFDEAHRATGDYSYVYIAEKYAQQNKEPLVLGITASPGSDPARIQEVCANLHITSVEMRTDSDPDVRPYVFDKDIEWKYVPVPVEIKGLKQLMDKVLSDRLNKLHELKFISPYQKRLSKREMLELQAKMQSQLRSFPDQKIYQGISLLAEIFKVSHAIEIAETQGVSALSKYFERLENEALSRSGSKAAKRLMEDLSMRQAVHHLSGCNGNNPKLNLVRELVEKQILENPQSRVIVFTNYRDTAELVSESLKEVPGIKPVRFVGQASKYKDTGLTQKQQVDIIQKFKDGEYNTLVATSVAEEGLDIPATDLVVFFEPVPSEIRSIQRKGRTGRKHAGRVVILMAKGSKDEAYHWTSSRKEKNMMRAMKDLDYDFELQSRKKEDSSSNELKDDIGGQKNLLDFPGSIQPENSPIRIFVDQREIRSRVARTLEKLGAEIVLKTLEVGDYVISERVGIERKTAEDFLSTLMDGRDLFGQISDLARTFERPVLVIEGEGLYTARQIHPNSIRGVLASIAIDFGVPIIFSRDEEDTAALIHIMAKREQSDTKKEISLHGKKTSLTLKEQQEYVISSLPEIGPAVARNLLLHFGSVQKIMAASREELMEVGLVGPKTADRIKEVVSGEYKG, from the coding sequence TTGAGCGATACGCAGTATATTAATCACCCTCTTATTAAGCCAGCTACAGTCGAGCAGAGATTATATCAGCTATCTCTTGCAGGGGAAGCCATAAATAAATCCACTCTCATCGTCCTTCCGACGGGGCTCGGGAAAACCATCATCGCCCTGCTTGTAATAGTCTCTCGGCTTTCCAGAGGAAAAGTCCTTATTCTCTCCCCAACAAAACCTCTCGTGGAACAGCATGCCGCCTTTTTTAAAAATACCCTCAATATACCTCTGGAAGAAGTAGTCCTGTTCACCGGCAACACACCGCCGGAGAAACGATCCTCCATGTGGGAAAATGCCAGGGTAGTGGTTTCAACCCCTCAGGTCATTGAGAATGATATCCTGGGAAAGAAAATAAACCTTGAAAATGTCTCATGCATAATTTTTGACGAAGCGCACAGGGCAACAGGCGATTACTCGTATGTTTACATTGCGGAGAAATATGCGCAGCAGAATAAGGAACCACTGGTTCTGGGAATAACCGCAAGTCCGGGCAGCGACCCTGCAAGGATACAGGAAGTCTGTGCAAACCTTCATATCACTTCGGTCGAGATGCGAACGGATTCTGACCCTGATGTCAGACCATATGTCTTCGATAAGGATATCGAATGGAAATATGTCCCGGTTCCGGTTGAGATCAAAGGACTGAAACAATTGATGGATAAAGTCCTCTCTGACAGACTCAATAAATTACATGAGCTTAAATTCATATCTCCCTACCAGAAAAGATTATCGAAAAGGGAAATGCTGGAACTCCAGGCAAAGATGCAGTCCCAGCTTCGTTCTTTCCCTGACCAGAAAATATATCAGGGGATCTCGCTCCTTGCCGAGATCTTCAAGGTCAGCCATGCAATAGAAATCGCGGAAACGCAGGGAGTCTCTGCGCTCTCCAAATATTTTGAGAGGCTTGAGAATGAAGCGCTATCAAGAAGCGGGAGCAAAGCTGCCAAGCGTCTGATGGAAGACCTGAGCATGCGCCAGGCAGTGCACCACCTCTCGGGATGCAATGGCAATAATCCGAAGCTGAATCTTGTCAGGGAATTAGTTGAAAAGCAAATCCTTGAGAACCCGCAATCAAGGGTAATTGTTTTCACCAATTACAGAGATACCGCCGAACTTGTTTCAGAATCCCTTAAAGAAGTGCCTGGAATAAAACCCGTGAGGTTTGTGGGACAGGCAAGCAAATACAAGGATACCGGCCTGACGCAGAAACAGCAGGTCGATATCATTCAAAAATTCAAGGACGGGGAATACAATACCCTTGTCGCTACCTCCGTGGCAGAGGAAGGGCTGGATATCCCGGCAACCGATCTTGTTGTTTTTTTCGAACCCGTTCCTTCCGAGATCAGAAGCATTCAGCGAAAAGGAAGAACTGGACGAAAACATGCCGGACGTGTCGTAATACTGATGGCTAAAGGTTCAAAGGATGAAGCGTATCACTGGACAAGCAGCAGGAAAGAGAAAAATATGATGAGGGCTATGAAGGACCTCGATTACGACTTTGAACTCCAATCAAGAAAAAAAGAAGACTCCAGTTCGAATGAGTTGAAAGATGATATTGGTGGGCAAAAAAATCTTCTGGATTTCCCGGGGAGCATACAACCAGAGAACTCCCCAATAAGAATTTTCGTTGACCAGAGGGAGATCCGTTCCCGCGTGGCACGAACGCTTGAAAAACTTGGCGCTGAGATCGTTTTGAAGACGCTCGAAGTTGGAGACTATGTGATAAGTGAGCGCGTCGGTATCGAGAGAAAAACAGCCGAAGATTTCCTGAGTACTCTGATGGATGGAAGGGACCTTTTTGGGCAGATATCCGACCTTGCGCGCACATTTGAAAGGCCTGTACTCGTAATTGAAGGCGAAGGGCTCTATACTGCAAGGCAGATACATCCCAACTCAATACGCGGGGTGCTTGCCTCGATCGCCATTGATTTCGGGGTGCCTATCATCTTCAGCAGGGACGAGGAGGATACTGCAGCGCTGATACATATAATGGCAAAGAGGGAGCAGAGCGATACAAAGAAAGAAATAAGCCTGCACGGGAAGAAGACATCGCTTACGCTTAAGGAGCAACAGGAATACGTTATCTCTTCGCTCCCTGAGATCGGGCCTGCGGTGGCAAGGAACTTGCTGCTTCATTTCGGAAGTGTGCAAAAAATCATGGCTGCATCGCGCGAGGAATTGATGGAGGTCGGGCTTGTGGGGCCAAAGACAGCGGACAGGATAAAGGAAGTTGTGAGCGGGGAGTACAAGGGATGA
- a CDS encoding thioredoxin family protein has translation MTGLSGMTEDNELALIKKKKLKELLKRQQEIKAPRPSDVIEVFTSPTCPHCPRALVMAKEVAEQVPGIQVIELSTATPQGLAKAAFYGVHAVPTIFINGKPAFVGAPPSIEALKRAVKS, from the coding sequence ATGACAGGTTTATCCGGCATGACCGAAGATAATGAACTTGCGCTGATAAAGAAGAAAAAACTTAAAGAACTGTTGAAGCGGCAGCAAGAGATCAAAGCCCCAAGGCCATCTGATGTTATAGAAGTATTCACGTCGCCCACATGCCCCCACTGCCCGCGAGCACTCGTTATGGCAAAGGAGGTTGCAGAGCAGGTGCCCGGGATACAGGTAATTGAACTTTCAACCGCGACTCCACAAGGTCTTGCAAAAGCCGCTTTCTATGGGGTCCATGCTGTTCCTACAATATTCATTAACGGCAAGCCAGCTTTCGTTGGGGCTCCGCCTTCCATTGAGGCGTTAAAGCGGGCTGTTAAGAGTTAA
- a CDS encoding FKBP-type peptidyl-prolyl cis-trans isomerase has translation MKKILILLFIATILFSGCVGVKTVKIGDNISVDYIGSIQDGKVFDTSIEQVAKENNLLSPGREYTPYNFTVGKGKVVKGFDEGVIGMKVGETRTLTIPPEKGYGPIDLRRIQAYPVIQVVPSTFPRVIEIPISQFESTFGTGHKKGDIVSIPRSDTNMTVQNISENVSLSYNFKVGEQIPSTGVPWNTTVIKVDDKNITVEYSVKKNQTFQFENVPWNTTVIGVTNANITLRHNPIPETDIETMFGLMKVRFNETSIIMDQNNQLAGKTLVFKVTLKSIN, from the coding sequence ATGAAAAAAATATTAATTCTTTTATTTATTGCGACGATATTATTCAGCGGCTGCGTTGGTGTAAAAACGGTGAAAATTGGCGATAATATCTCTGTTGACTACATCGGGAGCATTCAGGATGGCAAGGTTTTTGATACATCGATTGAGCAAGTTGCAAAGGAAAATAATCTGTTATCTCCTGGGAGGGAATATACACCTTATAATTTTACGGTCGGAAAAGGAAAGGTCGTTAAGGGATTCGATGAGGGAGTGATTGGAATGAAAGTGGGAGAAACAAGAACCTTGACAATACCCCCTGAAAAGGGTTACGGCCCGATTGATCTAAGGAGGATCCAGGCTTACCCCGTTATACAGGTTGTGCCCTCAACATTCCCCAGGGTCATAGAAATCCCCATCAGCCAATTCGAAAGTACATTCGGTACCGGACACAAGAAAGGTGATATAGTTTCTATCCCTAGGTCGGATACTAATATGACAGTCCAGAATATTTCTGAGAATGTATCATTATCCTATAATTTCAAAGTTGGGGAACAGATCCCATCGACAGGTGTCCCATGGAATACTACCGTGATTAAGGTGGATGACAAAAATATTACGGTTGAATACAGCGTGAAGAAAAACCAGACATTCCAATTTGAGAACGTTCCATGGAACACTACAGTGATAGGAGTAACGAATGCGAATATCACTCTCAGGCATAATCCAATTCCTGAAACAGATATCGAGACCATGTTTGGCCTGATGAAAGTCCGTTTTAATGAGACTTCCATAATAATGGACCAGAACAACCAACTAGCGGGAAAGACATTGGTCTTCAAAGTGACTCTGAAATCGATCAACTGA
- a CDS encoding fructose-1,6-bisphosphatase, with product MRNKKEGESINLKEFLLQNNTNPRLSELIFFFSEQGKTIKTGFLRGHTKAGTKNIYGEEQVALDKWADEVLINGLKRTRLVRYIATEEQPDIIEIENARNEFGVVIDPLDGSSLIDVNLAVGTIIGIYPGNVLEPGNTMLAAMYILYGPLTTMTLTTGNGVHDFAMDEKGAFNLTQRDIKLPDGKIYAPGALRKDYLPEHKRFIERLENDGYKLRFSGSFVADIHQILHKGGVFTYPGFRGKEKGKLRLLFEANPIGKIIKEAGGAISNGKIDILSIKPDAIDQITPIYAGGKKEISLIENLMADK from the coding sequence ATGCGTAACAAGAAAGAGGGTGAGAGCATTAACCTTAAAGAATTCCTTCTGCAAAATAATACCAACCCCAGGCTATCAGAGTTAATCTTCTTCTTCAGTGAACAGGGGAAAACCATTAAGACCGGATTCCTGAGAGGCCATACAAAAGCCGGAACGAAGAATATCTACGGAGAAGAGCAGGTGGCCCTGGATAAATGGGCGGATGAAGTCTTAATCAATGGATTAAAAAGAACGAGGTTAGTACGCTATATCGCAACAGAAGAGCAGCCTGATATTATCGAGATTGAAAACGCGAGAAACGAGTTCGGCGTTGTTATCGACCCTCTTGACGGCTCTTCCTTAATAGATGTAAACCTCGCCGTGGGAACCATCATAGGGATTTACCCGGGTAACGTCCTTGAACCCGGAAATACCATGCTTGCTGCCATGTACATTCTCTATGGTCCCCTGACTACAATGACTCTCACAACCGGAAATGGCGTGCACGATTTTGCAATGGATGAAAAAGGCGCATTCAACCTGACCCAGAGAGATATCAAGCTACCGGATGGAAAAATATATGCACCCGGAGCCCTTCGAAAAGATTACCTGCCCGAACATAAGAGATTTATCGAGAGGCTTGAGAATGATGGTTATAAGCTGCGGTTTTCGGGTTCTTTCGTGGCAGACATTCACCAGATCCTCCACAAGGGCGGGGTGTTCACATACCCCGGATTTCGGGGAAAAGAAAAAGGGAAACTGCGCTTATTGTTCGAGGCAAATCCGATAGGAAAAATAATAAAAGAAGCCGGCGGGGCGATAAGCAATGGAAAGATCGACATATTGTCAATCAAACCGGATGCTATCGATCAAATCACTCCCATATACGCCGGGGGCAAAAAGGAGATCAGCCTGATAGAAAATCTTATGGCTGACAAATAA
- a CDS encoding OB-fold nucleic acid binding domain-containing protein, giving the protein MLQKEEKVVMVLLSMAAISLIIGYFGFSSQIPAYSEDSKIGERVFVEGTILSKQKTGTGDNVILTISNLNIKVFIGKEKGAKDVYDSVNKGDRVRITGKVSEYKNAREIVVETVKDVITL; this is encoded by the coding sequence ATGTTACAAAAAGAAGAAAAAGTGGTTATGGTATTGCTTTCAATGGCTGCAATTTCATTGATAATTGGCTATTTCGGTTTTTCCTCACAGATTCCTGCTTATTCGGAAGATTCAAAGATAGGTGAGAGGGTGTTTGTTGAGGGAACGATACTCTCAAAACAGAAAACAGGAACTGGCGACAACGTGATCCTTACGATCTCAAATCTTAATATCAAGGTGTTCATAGGAAAAGAAAAAGGTGCCAAGGACGTATACGACTCTGTGAACAAGGGTGACAGGGTTAGAATTACCGGTAAAGTCTCCGAGTATAAGAATGCCAGGGAAATCGTTGTTGAGACAGTTAAAGATGTAATAACATTGTAA
- a CDS encoding methyltransferase domain-containing protein, whose amino-acid sequence MPQTPTKYIPALRFNLLTPLYDLTMRLGMRESTFKRRLVEQACIKDGHRVLDLGCGTGTLTILIKRAHPEAEVIGLDGDPEILEIASAKIKVTGLDIALDEGMAFELTYPDNYFDRVFSSLVFHHLTREDKIRTFTEIFRVLKPGGELHAADIGKPQNVFMSLISLIFRRLEEASDNIKGLLPGMFRDAGLDQVEETARYMTIIGTLTLFRARKPPEQ is encoded by the coding sequence ATGCCTCAAACTCCCACAAAATACATCCCCGCCCTCAGGTTCAACCTGCTGACACCTCTCTATGACCTCACTATGCGGCTTGGCATGCGCGAATCCACCTTCAAGCGCCGTCTGGTAGAGCAAGCATGTATCAAGGATGGTCACAGGGTACTTGACCTGGGTTGCGGTACTGGGACTCTAACTATACTCATCAAGAGAGCTCATCCCGAAGCCGAAGTTATAGGACTTGACGGCGATCCAGAAATCCTTGAAATTGCCAGTGCGAAAATCAAAGTGACAGGTTTGGATATCGCCCTGGATGAAGGAATGGCTTTCGAACTGACATATCCGGACAACTATTTTGACCGTGTTTTCTCAAGCCTCGTTTTTCATCATCTTACGCGGGAGGACAAAATTCGCACATTCACGGAGATTTTCCGGGTCCTCAAACCTGGCGGGGAGTTGCATGCTGCCGATATCGGGAAACCTCAGAATGTATTTATGTCCCTCATATCCCTTATCTTCCGAAGGCTTGAGGAAGCTTCGGATAACATAAAAGGTCTGCTGCCGGGGATGTTCCGCGACGCAGGTCTTGATCAGGTCGAGGAAACCGCCAGATATATGACGATAATAGGCACACTCACATTATTCAGGGCGCGGAAACCGCCTGAACAATGA
- a CDS encoding DUF86 domain-containing protein, which translates to MKKDDIVYLRHILDAISRIEEYTIDLDYDDFMDNNLVQDGVVRQIEIVGEATKRVSTEMREKYPDIPWRKMAGMRDKLVHDYLGVDLDAVWDTVRKDIPELKKEIKILVGRNKNL; encoded by the coding sequence ATGAAGAAAGATGATATTGTTTATTTAAGACACATTCTGGATGCTATATCCCGAATCGAGGAATATACCATAGACCTGGACTATGACGATTTTATGGATAATAATCTGGTTCAAGATGGTGTCGTAAGGCAGATTGAAATAGTAGGGGAAGCCACAAAAAGAGTATCCACCGAGATGAGAGAAAAATATCCGGATATACCATGGAGGAAAATGGCTGGGATGAGAGATAAGCTGGTCCATGATTATCTTGGTGTGGATTTGGATGCTGTTTGGGACACCGTAAGAAAAGATATTCCTGAATTGAAAAAAGAGATAAAAATACTGGTTGGGAGAAATAAGAACCTCTGA
- a CDS encoding nucleotidyltransferase family protein, whose amino-acid sequence MNKEALFKKIISLIKKYGVKKVAIFGSYATDEERPKSDIDILVEFSERKSLLDLVGIEQDLSDALGMKVDLLTEKSISPYLIDRIKKEMKVIYE is encoded by the coding sequence ATGAACAAAGAAGCCCTCTTTAAAAAGATCATCTCTCTCATTAAAAAATACGGCGTAAAAAAGGTAGCCATCTTTGGCTCTTACGCAACAGACGAAGAGAGGCCAAAAAGCGACATAGATATCCTTGTCGAATTTTCAGAGAGGAAAAGTCTGCTCGATCTCGTGGGAATAGAGCAGGATCTCTCCGATGCACTTGGTATGAAAGTCGATTTGCTGACTGAAAAGTCCATTAGTCCTTACTTGATTGACAGGATAAAAAAGGAGATGAAGGTAATTTACGAATGA